In Podarcis muralis chromosome 7, rPodMur119.hap1.1, whole genome shotgun sequence, the genomic stretch CCGGCAgtgggagaaacaagctgcatgACGAGGCTTATAAAgattattcctccctccctccttaaacTGCTTGAGTTAAGAGCACACCGCTGCCCTCGCCACAGCCAAGCGATTTTGCGGAAACCCCAAATGAGCTAGTAGTAGGGCGGGGGCTCAGTTaaagtgctccccctccccagctgcaagAGCCTGTGTGGAGTGCAGGCTCCGGGCGGAGACAGCCTTGGCTGCCACCTGGCTGCCTTTTTCAGCACAGGAGGAAAGACGGAAGCCACTCTGACAGTCGAAGGCAGCCAGGCACTGCAGGCAGCCCTGCAAGGGATAGGTAGGGTGGCTTTGCAGCCTGCGCTTTGCGAATGACCACCCCACAAGGAAAGAGGCAGTGTGCCTGCATGGGCACCAGAGAGGTGGAGTGAGCCTCAGAAAGGAGCTCCGAGGTGGTAtttgatgcgggtggcgctgtgggttaaaccacagagcctaggacttgcaaatCAGAatgtcagtggttcgaatccccgcaacggggtgagctcccattgctcggtcccttctcctgccaacctggcagttcaaaagcacatcaaagtgcaagtagataaataggtaccgctctggcattaaggtaaactgtgtttccgtgcgctactctagttcgccagaagtggcttattctGGCTggtacatgacccggaagctgtacgccgcctcccttggccaataaagcgagatgagcatttcaaccccagagttggtcacgactggacctaatggtcaggggtccctttaccttttaaacttgcGATGGGGGAAATCTGAAACCAGTGAGACGAACTGTTTGAAAacgactggagtaaatttgtaccATATATGAATAGACattgcaaacattttaaaacatttgcaggattgatttaaaatattttgttaggTTATGATTTGATACCTATTTATAAATATTAGAAGTAAGTCTTTTAAGGATGGAGATAAAGTAAATAGGGTGATTTAGAAATGCGAAATAAAAGTGATTGCATATGGAAGTCAGGGAGGGGGATGGGAGGAAGTGAATGCTCAACTTGAGCAAAATATATGTGATGTAGAAATTTTATTTGGTTgttataaaggaaaaaagaaattttaataaacattatattaaaaaagaaaaaggaaggagctCCAAGGTCCCTGTCACGAACAACAGGGACATGGGGTGGCTCAGCTGGGGGAGAGGAACTGACGAGGAGGTGGCAGATATTGCCTCCAAGGATCACACCACAGCTTCAAAGGCAGCAGCATCAGGCGATGCTTTTCTTGGTGGTCAGATCCCCTGCCCCTCTGGATCCTGCCACATAAGGTGACCATCaatccttgcctcatgggtggaccagcCCTATCTCCAGATCTAGTTGTTTCCTATTCCAATTCTTTCTTTTATAGCACTTTTGGGGTCAAGAGTGGTTCTCAAGTCCTGCATCGATAGAGAGTTGTGTGAGGAAAACCATACCAGTGTCTCCATAACCTCAGCACTGTACATCCAGAGCAAGTCAACCTGCTGCAATACAGATATGTGCAACAGCGGACCTCCTGAAAGTAAGTATCATCATCAGGAAAGATGATCTCACAAACTCAAACAATGAGAGATGTCAAAGAAAGACAAACAAGTTTTTGGCAGTGtcctgatgtcagggactggctagacAAGGAGGAATGGTGGCAGCCAGTCACTCCAGGAGATGCCTGAGGGTGACACTAGGAAAAACGATTAATTTGAGCTTTATTTGGGGGGTTGAAAGTCATTCATTATTACCGTTAGagacttctgacaggagcttcacAAGATCATTTTTGAAAGCGTGCAaacccactcaccatgacaaggtgatgatccagcgagtgagaaAGCAGTATGATACCTCTGGATTGGCCAGGCCTTCTACAAACATCCGCAACATGGGCTCCTGTCTTCGCCAACAGAACAGTGCTTTCTAAGAggttatttgcattatttaacAACATAGAATAGTAAAAGAAAGACTGCAGatagaacaaaaccaaaaaccatgTATCAATAACAAGATTACTTGAACAGCATGCAGCATTCATGAGCAAATATTATAAGGAAGCTTCACAGTTCtaccttagtcctagaaacatTCCTCACATGATGTTActcacagtccctctcctgcagcagcttctgaTATTTACAACCCTActctttccttcaaagagcttAAGGTGTCGTGTCTGGCTCTCCTGCTCACCATTTTAGCCTCAAACACCCGTGTAAAGTAAGTCAGGCTAAGGGGCAGTGTCTGGTCCCAGGTCACACAGCAAGTGTCGTGGCTCAAGTACAGATTTAAactctggtctcctcccacccttgttcctgatgtagatcttgaCTCACCCCTCCTTCCTTGGTGATTCACCTTAGCATTCCCAACATCCTAGTGTAAGCTTTTATTGTAAACACTATAACAACACTaggacaaagaattctgggagtggtagtttcttaagggtgcttgAGGGTTAATTGgaaaacccctattcccctcacagagctatggattaacaaacaaaccccacacaATAGCTCTTATTAGCTGGCATTTTTTCTTAGGTGAAATCATTTACCAAAACTAAGCACATGTTTTTCCAGAAGTGATTTTTAAGGATAAAGCTACTAagagctttctttctctttaccACTCTAAGGAAGAGGGCCATTTTGTAGAATTTTATCATTGTTTGTGTGCATTCATGGCTACCATTTTGTCTCTCAGAATGCCCCCCAGTGGTGCTCAGTGCTAAGCCCAATTGCTTAAAGTGATATCCCTGTGCTTGAAATGTTTGCTGTGAATGTGGCCCCAGTCAGAAATCTCTTGCACCATGCCTTAATGTAGCCCTGGATGAATGAAGCATGGCTGAAGCACTCCACTTGCAGAAGTGCTAGAAGGTGGTATGCATCCATCTTGGAAGGGGAAGCACAATTCCCACCCCTCACGTACAGCAATTTGTGGTTTGCATCTGCAAAAGAAATACATTGACTAATTGCAATGTTGGTGTGGTGTGGTGATTGTTTTCCAGTGCCTGAGACTGAGACAAGGGAGCCCAATGGGCTGAAGTGCCCGAGTTGCATCAACATCTTTTCAGATGAGTGTGAGAGCAATAAGACCGTCAGCTGCAGAAATGATGAGGATCAATGCTTCTACCTTGCGGCTGGCATGGACTTTGGTGAGTCTTGTATTATGGAGTGCAGCTACGGCCCCATCTGTAAACAtagattttgttaaataaaaatacatcttaaaatttgCACTTTAAATTGGAGGGGGCAGGATGGAGACCCACAGGTCCAGGAGCCAAAGGCATTCCtctaggactctctctctctctggccctttgGATCCACCTtagccacacctcctctccctaggccacacccctcacaagCCCCACTTCATACCCTACCTGTATGCTTTGGCCTGGCTGGATTGTTGCCCCTGAATCTTGGTTACCTTGAGGGAGAACAGAGAAGGGGGTTTGAATGTATCTAGAAAATAGCCTGCCGTGTAAAGGTGAATTTTACATATGTTTCCAATGGCATGTGGACCTCCCAGAAGGTCACCCAGACTGGAAAAAGGCTCTTGGTCTGAGAAAAGTTGCCTACCCTTCTGTTTCAGGGAGTGGGTTTTGGATTccaaaaatatatgtgtgtgtttttcccaaCAGGGGGAAGCAGGATCCTGGGCGCTTTCCGAGGCTGTGCAACAGCTAGTGTGTGTGACTACATGGATGGGTTGCTGGAGACTGATCTTGGATCATTGGGATTTGACATCATTCAAACAGACTGCACTGAAGCAATGGACGAGGATGCCACAGAAGACACCACCGTTTCGCCTAGGGGTTGAAGAAGGGGTGGTCTCAGCTTGAGGACTCCCAAGCTTTCTTTCTAGAAGTCTAGAAGCTCCTCCTCAAAGACAGGCTGTATTTGACTTTCATGTACAAATGAGGTCATTGAATCATgcccaaaataaatatatatggcaAATCATgtgtgttgtatcattttaccAAAAGCAACATTTCTTGGGGAAAATAATAGTGCTTGGAGATGGGAGATAGCTTTGGCAGCGGGGAGGGGTGAAATCCCTGGCCAGACGTTCAGGTCAAATTTTAATCAATAATTAGTCGACTTTGGGTGGTGCATCCCATTTCTCCACTTAAGGTAAAatggggagaaaaaagaaatggaaggaagatcaagtccctaccagagaagaatggcagactttgggctgccTTGCTGTCAAGAGTGGTCTATCCTATTTCGCCACTAGAGGTAAAATGGGGAGTGCCACAGCAGATGTGCAGCGCAACGCCCACCAAAGCTCAATCAATCAAATGAGTACAGCATATTTTCTTCTGCAAAACCATGTAAATAATCTAAGGTATTTACTTTGAAGTTTGTTGTGCCCTGTCCCTCTTGTACAAATTCAGATACTTCTTAAAGGGTCGTTTTGAAATTCCTGGGGGAGATTAATCAATCACAGTCCTATACTGGGACACATTTCAGTCATGTAACAGCTCAGACTGAATGTTGAGGCAGACAATTCGGTCTCACAGTTAAAGGGAGCCAGCAAGCTTTGCCTCCATTTTTTAGGGGGACTCGGGTTTCTTCTGGTTCCACAAAAGTTTGAGTTAACTCTTTCTTAGTAAAAACACAATTTTCacagagtgtcaggcctaatgaataCAACAGCTCATTTCCTGTGGGTTTTACTCCATGAAATCAGTTACCAAGACGAAAGATCCCCAAACACCTCGCATCTGCCTAagtctcctctccagggctttttcctTGACTGAGACTGTGTGCAGCTGATCTCACCTCTACTCTTTTCATGCCCctcctgggttgtttttttttttggggggggggggagagtagcctgttgcaggaggaggaggagacacctgTGACCAGAGGCACTAACCTGAGCCCCAGTATGTGGGTGCCCACCACACACAAGCACAACATGATGGTATGACATCACGTCATGCCATCACCTGCTGCCCTTCAAGTAGAGATGTGTATTGATGCTCAGAAAAGTtgtatttattagatattatcctccCTCATGTTTGTAAGTTCAGCAGAGTGTATCCCCTTGCTGCTTAAaaggtttttccttttttctcccccttaaaacaataatcacacagATTCTTGCttgaaaaaggtaaagataacGTATAATCAttcagaatacttgttgaagagtaacagatacagcagctttgtccAGAGGGGCATAAAATGGTGATCCAGTTACAAAGACATACTTTGGTCAAGCTTATGATGGAGTCTGAGCTTTGGAGCTCAGACAAACAGATGGTTCTACATTGCTGGAAGAATGATGATGAGAGagcaaaaaggaagaggaagtgcCCACACCCTCAACAAATGGGGCACAGTGGGAGTGTCTTTCAGAGTTCCTTCTAGGAACCATACAGGAAAATACTCACAGGGCTTCAGCTCCTCCCATttgcctatctagcaaacatgcattgcgtgtcgaggtccccaagccaccccccaaataactcacaatgcacaattaatttttgtttaagttttttggcacaattttggccacaactttatttaaatacaaaactgtgagtggttgtttaggcattggttaagactatctgtccccccgcctggggacagaactgacttccgggcaccaccgaaagacagtgtgGGAAAACAAGTCggagagaaatggagctgagtcacagaccctcaattctcatccgcatgctccccgaaggcttgctggccctagtcccattccagggattggacgaaaagatggcaagccccaggattcctttaacggaattccctttccacagcaaccatggaggggcaggcccagcctatcctaacccctcctccaccaatttataaccaatgcctaaccgccaatcgaGCCCtttacgctcgccgccaaccactcacaatcCCAACCCAACCTTCAACCTTGCAGTTACCGCATCCAATCAAACATCATTCCCCAGTACAGAGAGATGTACTCCATCATTGCGGTAAAGGGCCAGAGCCTTGAAGGTAATATCCGGGTGGGAAATAACCAACCCACCCAATTCCGCCACCTTCTTACACACTGCGGAATTAATGCGCTTCCTGGCCCTTTCAGCAGCCTCAGGTCAAGAAATGCCGTGCCAATTGCGCCTTTGCAACAATTGTGACCAAAATATTTTAACTGTGGGTATTAAGGTCACCAATTCCCCCAAGTCTCTCTGAATCGTGGAGCGCAAAGTAAAGCAATCATAAGTTGCCACATCGTTCTCCCCCAGCTGAACCACAATTGCCATGGGGGGGTCCATCCGAAAGCACCCTCTGCTTAATTAGCGGGATGAATTCGCTCCACTGCATTCTGCGCCTGGACATCCACAACACCTGCACATGCTGCGGGCGGCCAAGACCCAGTCCCCTTCCAGACTGCCTAGCTCTGATGCCAGCCCAGTAAACGATGCTGTGCCCCACAATCCAAATGCGGACTGGAGCTAGAAACATGGGCAGGAAGGCCGAGATGGCTCCCCCAGTCCAGACTCGTCAGGGTGCTTGCCAGCTCAGTGCATGATGCTGTGGCCGACAATCCAAATGCgcacagctgctcctatgaaaaaaGGAATAACAGACAGGCATCAGCACAGGCATCATTGGCGATGCTTCCTGACATAACCtttgtcagcgtcagacttccaatgacccatattcacaatcctgtctactaacaggccccagtgtgcagcctttgcagcagcacctatttGGAAGGAATGAGGCGTGTTCAGCGCTAGGCAAGCTGCAGGCTGCAATAACTGGTGCACAACGTGAGCAATTAGATGCCTGTCGAACCGGAACTTATTTCTGTGCACTAGGATCAAGCCAGCCCCCAGGGGAACCAAAAGCCAAATATTTCCGGTATCCAATAACAGGGCAAGGGCCCACCTCACCTGTGACTGGAAGCCTGATGGTGGCAACCCTGCTCACTAGGTCTGACTTAGAGCTCCAGACACTTATGACAAGCtccaaagcagataaggaaaagtcctgaggcAATAAGCCTCCAAACTCTCAGCCCCATGCTGGCTCCAACAcaatttccccaaccctcagtacaccaaaattacaatggaatactgaaagaagTCTCGTCTTGATCTTGAACCAGCCGACAAGTCTTAACTTGTTGCGGATACTGCATAGGTCAAAGATTGACCAGCTTCCTGCCTGCTGTCCTGTgaaggttggagcctattccaaccttccgAGACCCTGCGCACGACACACTTttagaagggtctctgaaaaattaaagctttactctagcagacattgcaccagactgaattctgatagttttAACAGTGCATCCGATCTGCAGCAGGTGGGCGAATTACTGCAGGTcctgctcagaggatgggggcagGTTCTTCTGAATGGCCGAGGACTGCCAGCTAAATTTTAAGAAATCAGTCCAGGCATTCTCATAAGACCTGAAAGCGGATGGGGAAACGTAAGCTACTACTCCTCATAATTATGAATTGTTGCCAAGTGCCACAGGAGCTCCAGAAAAATCCGTCTATAGCTGGGCGTCcagagcccaggatctgaagctctCCAACTGAAAAAACGGGATAGAGCGACAGcgaaaacattagatgatccTGAAATAAAGCGAGCAGAaacgcaatattaaaccttaagcagtgTGAAGACTCTGTCAGAGCATGAGGACCGTTTTGCCAGGACTCTCACActgcctggttatcagaccaagacaGACCCGACGGTCCCTAAACTCCTCAGTCCAGATGTGCGCTGacactacaatggggaaaactcgagaaaagttaggtcacatgtgaTTGCCTTGCCCTGCCAGGCTCAAGGCCACTGTACATGATGATGAAGGGACCCCAGGCCATGAGACCACCTGgccaagcaggaatggaaggggcagcctggagcaaccaccctgcatgcaaaatttaactgacctaggaatgataggatctgacaaagcaacacttgcttcagaggaagtattacaataACGTCCTTCAAGGCAAACAGCTTTTCCACAGGCAAGCAGATGTTTGAGCAACGGTATCCAGCTAGCCCCCAAATACATTAAAAGGGGCAGTAGGACCCACTGTCCTCCACTGCCAACAGAACATCCAGCTCCTCAGGGAATAAAGGGGCGTCCAGTAAGCCTAAGCAGATGCTAAAGGACTCAAGTGCTGCACAGCCTATTGAGCAACCCACTGGCATCGCCTTATCAATATAAGGACCATCCAATTAAAGCATAACTACTTAAAATCTTGAGGGTGAACcagcagcagcctaacagccgatTCAATATCGCATAATGCCAACAAGGCACCTCCTCCAATTTGTTGGTAAGCTCAACTGCGTGATCCAAAGATGCATATTTCACGGAACAATTCCGGAGGGATAGcatcattcactgaggtgccTTTGGGATGCGATAAATATGGATCAGATGGAATTATATGGGGCTTTCTTAGGGGCGATCCCCAATGGGGATAAATGAAAATCAGGACAAAGGAGAATCAAGGGGATCCCACCATACGTCCCAATGCAAGCTGCTTCCTAACCTTCTTTCTGGCTACCACAGGTAGCTCTCTAACTGGCTCTTGAGTTGCTGTATTCTGAGCCACTGGCTGAAAAGCCAAAGGAATCCAACACCTTGGGAAAAACCCTTCCCACAAGTACAAAGCTACTGACCCATCTAGATAACCTTTTAGCCAGGCTTTCAAGGGAGATATTTTATGGAAATATGGGCGAgaggtattgagctattgcttgccagcccccgcttgggcaagATGCCCTGCCTTGTGTTGCTGTTGGAGCCAGCCATTACAAATGGTGCAGTTTagcataaaataaagacacacaGAGCCAGCAATATTTTCAGGATGGTATGAGCAGCTCCTTTCGAACTTCTCTCTCCTCCCGTAgcttttttattatcctttgtctCTCTCCAGCCGCATGGCCGTTTGCCAATGTCTCACATTACCTACATCCGGTCATGgctttaacccacccacaaaccATATAAGGTCATCATTGCCCAGAGGAAACACAACTCCATTTAAGGTCAATACATTCCAATacattgtaaagctcagagtgctggtcagccagggtcagggggcaccctgcaatatTACAAGCCTTTGCcgtggctttatgactcccacatgccctctttctttattttattaatcagGGTCATATATGTCAGTACCAATACGGTTATATCGAGTGCGATAAGCGACTCTTGTGGCACCGGAAGCGGGCCGcggactggagaaccatgcagtacatatagaaattaaagaaggaatacattgtatacagcaacacaaaataacacaaataactactataatgatcactaaaatcaataaatgtcgaagccaacttccatccggaacccaagaatataagaattctgattccaagctgcatggtaggcttcctttctagtttaTTAGCCATGCACTGGTGTCACTCCTATAGCACTGagattggtcactgtatgttcctgtaagagaacaagagctattaaaaGTGAGATTCAAtgtatattgacagtttggatatatgccccatgattctttcccctctttaatttgaaaataaatggGGGCAGGCTCATGGAGGGTCAATTGTACTGGAGGCCAAAAAGTTTGCTTAGGGGATATAATATTAGtaaattgaaaagatccattGACAGACACACCATGAAGCATTATGCCTGAATGACTGGCATACACACCCAACATTTGGAAGCATGCAATAAACTGGCAAACataatcatatcttgtacaaaaatgtcatccctccatatcttatgataattttctcccctaaaagtcttattcaacaatGCTGTTCTTCTAGTTCGAAAGTGGCTGAGCCAGCCAGAGTAGGAAGCTGACAACAGCTGCTTGCCAGCCGATGaggtgaaatatggtggtttcaactggactggGTCGTCggcttctcttccttgtataacggtgcagcaaaggatggcaaggcaaatggttaggaaggcaAACACTGCCAGATGCAGCTCATGTgcagcacctctaggtggcgcatgcagaaaggtttcaatgcttcacCCACAAAATGTTGACAAATTGTAGGGGAGTTCCGCATGCTGTGAGGTAGGACAACCCACTGATATCGCTGGGTGGGCTGCGAATTGTTATATACTGGCAATGTAAAAGCAAACCGTTCCCTGTCTGCTGGAGCCAGTGGAATGAAGATGGTTCAATGTGGCCgaaagtcaattgttcagaaatagGCTGTTCAGAGATAGCTGGTGCCGCTGCtgcggatttttcttttggtagAGGCCACTGTTCTACCCCCCACTGGGGTATCAGTGATCCTGGTTTGCCACACTGGAAACAAGTTGTATCGGTGGCTACAGGCTGGTTTTCATTTAGCACTGCTGCCAGCAGATGAGCCTTGTGGGTGGCTGTACCTACAGACTGACAAATGCGAAGCATGGCTGCTGTGTCTGTGGCAGGATTGTGTATTATTGGTCGTAACACAACCTTACAATCCTCATTGGCATTTTCAAAGGCCAATTGTTTGATAATTATTTGTTTGGCTTCAGGGTTTTCAATTTGGCGACTCACTGCTGTAAGCAGTCTGTCCATAAAGGAAGAATATGATTCTCTTGCCTCTTGCCTGATTGAACCCCACCTTGATTGAATACGGGGTTCtgggatttttctcattgcttgtttaGCAGCAAGAGCAGTGTCCCTCAATAAGAtttgcagcagtgtggcttgcaCTGAAGCTTGAGCGAAGGGACCACGCCCCATCATGGCATCTATGACGTCTGCGAGGGTAACATTTGGATTATTTCCTCTGACTTGTTGTAACAAGGCTGGAGCATAAGCACGGCGGGCAGTTTCCCATTCGTGGGCAAACAAAACACCAGCTGATGGGGGTAACACTGTATGGGCCAAAAGCTTGATGTCCTCTGGAACCAAGAGCTGGGCTAATGTGGCTTCTAAAAGCGCCTGCGTATATGGGGCTTGGAGTCCATTGGCCTTTACTGACTGTTGCGGCTCTTTCAAAATCttaaagtcaaaaggttggtgTTGGGCTTGGGTGCCTGCCGGGGCACCAGCAGGGGGCACAATAACAGGGAATGCCATAGTATCCTGAATTAAGGAacaggcaaggactgcacgttgaaaagggGTAGCTGGTTCTGCCGCTGAAAGATTAGGATCATTGCCAGCCAGACCATGgtatttttgcaggattgggtcctctggtgaggaactgtagtccGGAGGTTTGGGGTCTGGAGGTGCTGGTAAGGCAAGTATCGGAACAGACTCTAACACAGCAGGCTGGACTAAGGAAGCTGGAGGTTGTATTGGCAATGCAGCCAGggagatattttttggtgataaagagcCCATGGCGTAAGGAACCTTGCACCATGCATTTAGAATCCGAAGACCAATGCTGGGGTGCCCATGAAAATGTGCCCCAATCTTGTCCCAAAGTTTTAATTCCCAAGTTCCATCTGCAGGAAACCAGGGGGAATGCTCTTCGATGGCCAGAATGAGCTGTATCAAATCACCCTCcggaacttccaatttgttggaggagaggagaaattttaagtcttttaaaaatttctgttggGGAGTAGACAAAGAGCTGCCCATTTTTCTAAAATCAAGATAGAAAAAAGAGATCGAACTCACTAGGATCTTTTTAAGATGATTTGCGCTTGCAACCCTTGCGTGGTGAGCCGATGATATCCTTTGCATGGATCGGAAAACCTCACacggttttcttttaaaatcctcttagtctgcctcagactgttttCTTTAAGTTGCCTCACACGGTTTTCTTTTATTCAGCCTCAGACGTATTCTTTTATtcagcctcacacggggcaccacttgtcGGACAGAGGAAATCTAGATTGTGAGTCACTGTGCATTTTATTACTGTACAACAAAGGAAACTGGAAAGACActtaccaaaaataaataaatttgtgatTCTGACTATCAGAGAAATCTGGCAAAATTGCCTGGACTTCTGGAAATCTAATCCAATTTCACTGCTGAGGTATGGATTATGGTGTAACCTGATGGGGCTTCACTTCCTGGGTGGTGAAATTGAGGGTGCCACAGGTTAAAGGAGGGACATGTCCTTGGAGCTCTTGGAAGGGGAAAGAGATTGATTTACCGCAAATGCAACTGAATTTAATGGGAGTGAGGGGATCTGAGTGCATTTTATTACTGTACCAAAAAGGAAACTGTTGACAGACATTTGTCCCCCTTTCAAAAAAGTTCATGCTGTCAGGGAAACCGCCTTGGCTTCCAGAAACCTAATCCAATTTCAGTGCTGTAACCTGATGGGACTTGTTTCCCCACATGCTGTCAGGGATACTGCCTTGGCTTCCTGAAGCCTAATCCAATTTCAGTGCTGTAACCTGATGGAACTCGTTTCCCCACATGCAGGATTGAGAAATTGAGGCTGGCACAGATTAGGAAGGACGTGTCCTTGGAGTTATTGGAAGGGGGAAGAGATTTAATTGCTTTTCAACACTGTGCTTTATATTATGGTATAGCACAATTAGAATTCTAGCAATTTGTTGCACTGCCCTGAATCCATTGTTCCTGGGTGCTGGCAAAGTGCTTCTTGCATTCCTCTACAAATTCCTTCAACTAAGCCTCAGTTCCTTGCTTGTTCTCAAACTCAGTTCCATGCTGTTCTCGAACTGCTTCTTGGCTCTTCAGTTCTCAGAAATGTTGAACACACTGCTGATCTCCTGCCTTCTCTTGACCCTTCTGAATCCAGGTGAGCAGAACCACAGCTGCTGGGCTGTTCATCATGTTTCCAGGAAGGAATTATGGTAAGTGGGGGGTGGGTCAGCCATTAaagcaggagaagaaaggaacaaGGACTTGTGCTTCCTTTGAAAGGGAGAGGAATAAAGCATATGGTCAAGCTACAAGGGATCTTCAATCAGGATAGTTTGTTCCAAATATTTGTTCTTATTTAACCAAATACATACTGAGAGGTGCAGTATCCCGGAGTCCATTGGGGGAGCAATGGGAGCAGTTGCCCACTCTTGGATAAACCAGAATCCTAGGTTTCATCTACAACAAAGAGTATGTTTCTTGAAATTTTTTCCTGTTTGCTTACCTCATCATCCACATAAATTCTACCCTTTCCTCCTGAAACTTTGTTCTCAATATCAAATTTTACCAAATGCATACAGAGGTGTGGCATCCCCAAGTACATTGGGGGAGCAAAAGAGGCAGTAGTTCACTCTTCAATAAACCAGAATCCTAGCTTAAATTTAAAGCAGTGGTGTGCAAAATTtatcaaagagggccagatttgatgaagagaAAAACCATgggggctgaccaaagggccaacccaagttgt encodes the following:
- the LOC114602190 gene encoding phospholipase A2 inhibitor NAI-like, coding for MKTLLISCLLLALLPPVASLICESCFSQGKDCRNASTEECDDSSDQSCLSASGVGKLSLLGSRVVLKSCIDRELCEENHTSVSITSALYIQSKSTCCNTDMCNSGPPEMPETETREPNGLKCPSCINIFSDECESNKTVSCRNDEDQCFYLAAGMDFGGSRILGAFRGCATASVCDYMDGLLETDLGSLGFDIIQTDCTEAMDEDATEDTTVSPRG